Proteins encoded together in one Vibrio lentus window:
- a CDS encoding sensor histidine kinase — MTVRKLMTIVSLCWLSLTAGACFAAQSEQAIAASSTTPNLKITEPDQIIEVGVLATRGKLSAQQRWQPTMDWLSERIAGKHFVLKPFNLEEMAEAVKGVTVDFVITNPGQAVRLGRQYALSWMATMTSHNFEQPGANNTQSIGSALVVRRMSPYISFEQLSGKPIAAVSENAFGGYLTMRYQVMQEGLNPNHFFSNTQFLGFPIDASLYQLREGHIEAAVVPACLVESMISEGLLVAGQYRVIGNQAPEGFRCQVSTPLYSNWSFAKTERASSALAKQMSQVLFSMPKSSVPAIAANASGWTSPTSLLSIDKLYQQLDMHPLQQPWWKEALIWLKYNQQWAWAFFIFVVLLNAYHFWLEYKFSRSKKQLEATLHKLKSKSEQLEHSQRIAVVGELGSSLAHEINQPLAAIRNYSEGGLLRIAKNKPLTDIEPVFEKIQSQVDRADAIIKRLRNMIKKRSSEKSQTDIEQLLTDTIELLQFRLQKHKITIERHAVGKPIQLHVDPVGLQQVIVNLINNATDACNAQQHREQSAASDIDNKNSEPPTIKVITEYQPDKMMLSVIDNGTGLDLTEQQVTQAFVSSKENGLGLGLAICQDVIEDHSGQMTIKSLTPHGCHVAVTLPFSLSNDS, encoded by the coding sequence GTGACCGTTCGAAAACTAATGACAATCGTTAGCCTTTGCTGGTTAAGCCTAACCGCGGGTGCGTGTTTCGCGGCTCAATCTGAACAAGCGATAGCAGCTTCAAGCACAACCCCAAACCTAAAGATCACTGAACCCGACCAGATTATCGAGGTTGGCGTGTTGGCGACCCGAGGCAAACTTTCGGCACAGCAGCGTTGGCAGCCAACCATGGATTGGTTGTCTGAGCGTATTGCGGGTAAGCACTTTGTTCTCAAGCCTTTCAACTTGGAAGAGATGGCCGAAGCAGTGAAAGGAGTCACTGTCGATTTTGTTATTACTAATCCAGGACAGGCGGTTCGATTAGGACGTCAGTACGCGCTCTCTTGGATGGCGACCATGACCAGTCATAACTTTGAACAACCGGGTGCCAATAATACGCAAAGTATTGGTTCGGCCTTGGTGGTGAGAAGAATGTCGCCTTATATTTCTTTTGAACAACTGAGCGGTAAGCCGATTGCAGCGGTCTCGGAAAATGCATTTGGTGGTTACTTAACAATGCGTTACCAAGTGATGCAAGAAGGGCTTAATCCCAACCACTTTTTTTCCAATACACAGTTCTTAGGTTTCCCTATCGATGCCAGCTTGTACCAACTGCGAGAAGGACACATTGAAGCGGCTGTGGTGCCAGCTTGTTTGGTCGAGAGCATGATCAGTGAAGGCTTGCTGGTGGCGGGTCAGTATCGCGTTATCGGTAATCAAGCGCCTGAAGGCTTTCGATGCCAAGTGTCTACGCCTCTGTATTCCAACTGGTCGTTTGCCAAAACAGAGCGAGCCTCTTCGGCATTAGCTAAGCAAATGAGTCAGGTGCTGTTTTCAATGCCCAAAAGCAGTGTGCCAGCCATTGCAGCGAATGCCTCGGGTTGGACGTCACCCACAAGTTTGCTCTCAATCGACAAGCTTTATCAGCAACTCGACATGCACCCACTACAACAACCTTGGTGGAAGGAAGCGTTAATCTGGCTTAAATACAATCAACAGTGGGCTTGGGCGTTCTTTATTTTTGTAGTGTTACTGAATGCTTACCACTTCTGGTTAGAGTACAAATTCAGCCGCAGTAAAAAACAGTTAGAAGCGACGCTACACAAGCTGAAAAGTAAGAGTGAACAGCTGGAACATTCGCAACGTATCGCGGTGGTTGGTGAACTGGGAAGCAGCTTGGCACACGAGATCAATCAACCTTTGGCGGCCATACGCAACTACAGCGAAGGCGGTTTATTACGGATTGCGAAGAACAAACCATTGACCGATATTGAACCTGTGTTTGAGAAGATTCAGTCTCAAGTGGATCGTGCAGACGCGATCATCAAACGCTTAAGAAACATGATAAAGAAACGCTCATCGGAAAAATCTCAGACGGACATCGAGCAGTTACTCACAGACACCATTGAGTTGCTCCAATTTCGATTACAGAAACACAAGATAACCATTGAGCGCCACGCTGTAGGTAAGCCTATCCAACTGCATGTCGATCCTGTGGGATTGCAGCAAGTGATTGTAAACCTGATCAACAATGCGACTGACGCGTGTAACGCACAACAGCACCGCGAACAAAGCGCTGCGTCTGATATTGATAACAAAAACAGCGAACCACCAACAATTAAAGTGATTACCGAGTATCAACCGGATAAAATGATGCTGTCGGTTATCGATAACGGAACGGGTTTAGATTTAACCGAACAACAAGTCACTCAAGCCTTTGTGAGTAGCAAAGAAAATGGCTTGGGTTTAGGGCTTGCGATTTGCCAAGATGTGATTGAAGACCACAGCGGCCAAATGACCATCAAATCATTAACTCCTCATGGCTGTCACGTCGCTGTGACGTTACCTTTTTCTCTTTCAAATGATTCATAA
- a CDS encoding c-type cytochrome, with protein sequence MTKLKIKTQTLTLCIAALGSLSLSGFAQAAPNPMPEAAETCSGCHQADGKGLPNIAPMLAGLNADYLEHQLVLFSSGERQSAIMKGMADGVSDPAIRREVAEYFASLPSYEFSDLEQRGSQADIDNPYRKLVFQGDWDRNIPACATCHGPSGMGVDKFPRLASQHADYIQTQLNAWKNGTRKGDDLNMMGNIAGKLTDDEIKNLSYYFASFRY encoded by the coding sequence ATGACTAAGCTGAAAATTAAAACTCAAACATTAACGCTTTGTATCGCAGCTCTGGGAAGCCTTTCTTTATCTGGTTTTGCACAAGCAGCGCCTAATCCAATGCCAGAAGCTGCAGAAACCTGTAGTGGCTGCCACCAAGCTGACGGTAAAGGCTTGCCCAACATTGCCCCTATGCTAGCAGGGCTCAATGCTGACTACCTTGAACATCAACTGGTTCTATTCTCTAGTGGTGAGCGTCAAAGCGCGATCATGAAGGGCATGGCGGATGGTGTATCAGATCCTGCTATTCGTCGTGAAGTAGCAGAGTACTTTGCTTCACTACCTTCATACGAATTTAGCGATTTAGAACAGCGCGGCTCACAAGCGGATATTGATAACCCCTACCGTAAGCTTGTATTCCAAGGCGATTGGGACAGAAACATTCCTGCTTGTGCAACCTGCCACGGCCCAAGTGGTATGGGCGTAGACAAATTCCCACGCCTAGCGAGCCAGCACGCCGACTACATTCAAACTCAGCTCAATGCTTGGAAAAACGGCACTCGAAAGGGTGATGATTTGAACATGATGGGCAATATCGCCGGTAAGTTAACTGACGATGAAATCAAAAACCTGTCTTACTACTTCGCATCTTTCCGATACTAA
- a CDS encoding tetrathionate reductase subunit A translates to MDNKRRQFLKTGLAAGGVGAFAAGYATTTKHMVHGAIDGTAGKKTNHIHHGNSLETEYSVDEQGKISPNPNQRVAPSMCFGCWTLCGLRVRIDNRNDEILRISGNPYHPLSSDQQIPFKTPVKDAYIGLSGESGINNRSTACARGNGMLEIQNSPYRITQPLKRVGKRGEGKWEPISYEQLISEITEGGDLFGEGEVEGLRSIRDIETPLDPNNPEYGPKANQLLVTNAGNEGRDDILKRFAFNSYGTRNFGHHGSYCGYAFRAGSGAIMNDLDKFSHLKPDFNNAEFILFIGMSPAQAGNPFKRQARQLAEARTNGKLSYTIVTPSLPAGSSSLAAGDRNNWLPIKPGTDSALVLGMIQWIIENQRYNHDFLSRPSAQAMQKAGTTHWCNASHLVISDEAHPQNGRMLRASDMGLLETGEPMSDDDGFIALDVTTSLLSSHIQVNEAALFVDQDVEIDGQTVRVKSSLQRLKEEAFKYDLAYYSEQCEIPQDQIIALAKRFTSYGTKAVVDTHGGNMHTNGFYNSFSILMLNALIGNINAKGGAMAKAGGYPTSVAGPRYDFTKFKGKTKPQGVFLSRSKFPYHKTSEYKRRVAAGESPYPTRAPWYPISAPLLTEHLSAAIDGYPYRAKAWINHMANPLYGVPGLDNLLGEKLKDPKQLGLIVSIDAFINETTALSDYLVPDTVTYESWGMATPWHGVATKAITARWPIVEPKTSRTQDGRAINLENFFIDVAKTLGLGGFGDNVIKDNQGNWHGIHSAEDFYLRSAANLAFVKGGVPNVDAEDIVWSGLERLVPVMNKTLKPEEMLKVAYIFARGGRFEDATNAYTNETMKYKWTKPLAIWNEKLGTSRNTISGEQYMGCPTWYPQKLADGTPLAEQFPTKEWPFTLTNFKSNIHSAVSNLSPRLESIKGVNPVYIHPQDASSAGIKTGDVFAIETPSSTTHALAMVIDGIKQGTLGFEHGFGHKELGERAHWIGDTQQPVKMKSNDGVNINDIGLIDPTREGKGVMLDWVVGSAARQALPAKIYKV, encoded by the coding sequence ATGGATAACAAACGTCGTCAATTTTTGAAAACAGGCCTTGCTGCCGGTGGTGTTGGAGCTTTTGCTGCAGGTTATGCGACAACCACAAAACACATGGTTCACGGTGCTATTGATGGCACCGCAGGTAAGAAAACCAATCACATCCATCACGGTAACTCACTCGAGACGGAATACAGTGTGGATGAGCAAGGTAAGATTTCGCCGAATCCAAACCAACGCGTTGCACCATCAATGTGTTTTGGCTGCTGGACATTGTGTGGCTTGCGTGTGCGTATCGATAATCGCAATGACGAGATTTTGCGCATCTCGGGCAACCCTTACCACCCGCTATCAAGCGACCAACAGATCCCGTTCAAAACACCTGTAAAAGACGCCTACATTGGCTTGTCTGGTGAATCCGGTATCAATAACCGCTCGACAGCCTGCGCCCGAGGTAACGGCATGTTAGAGATTCAAAACAGCCCATACCGAATCACTCAACCGCTCAAACGTGTCGGTAAACGTGGTGAAGGTAAGTGGGAACCGATCAGCTACGAGCAACTAATCTCTGAGATCACCGAGGGTGGTGACTTATTCGGTGAAGGTGAAGTTGAAGGCTTACGATCGATTCGCGACATCGAAACACCACTCGATCCAAACAACCCTGAATACGGACCAAAAGCCAACCAACTGCTTGTGACCAATGCCGGTAATGAAGGCCGTGACGACATCTTGAAGCGCTTTGCATTTAACAGCTACGGTACTCGCAACTTTGGTCACCACGGTTCTTACTGTGGCTACGCGTTCCGCGCAGGTTCAGGTGCGATCATGAATGATCTAGACAAGTTCTCGCACTTAAAGCCTGACTTCAACAACGCAGAGTTCATTCTTTTCATCGGTATGTCTCCGGCTCAAGCAGGTAACCCGTTTAAGCGCCAAGCAAGACAACTGGCTGAGGCTCGTACCAACGGAAAACTGAGCTACACCATAGTGACTCCAAGTCTTCCAGCTGGATCTTCAAGCCTTGCTGCGGGCGATCGCAACAACTGGCTACCGATCAAACCGGGCACCGATTCAGCATTAGTACTGGGCATGATCCAATGGATCATCGAAAACCAACGCTACAATCACGACTTCTTGTCTCGCCCAAGCGCACAAGCGATGCAAAAAGCAGGCACCACGCATTGGTGTAATGCTTCACATCTTGTGATCAGTGACGAAGCACACCCACAAAACGGGCGTATGCTTCGCGCATCGGATATGGGTTTGCTAGAAACAGGCGAACCTATGTCTGACGATGATGGATTTATCGCACTAGATGTGACAACGTCACTGTTATCATCGCATATTCAGGTGAATGAAGCGGCTCTGTTCGTCGATCAAGACGTAGAAATCGATGGTCAAACCGTTCGTGTTAAGTCTTCTCTACAAAGATTGAAGGAAGAAGCCTTCAAATACGACCTTGCTTATTACAGTGAGCAGTGTGAAATCCCGCAAGACCAAATTATTGCACTAGCGAAACGCTTCACCAGCTACGGGACAAAAGCAGTTGTTGATACTCACGGTGGCAACATGCACACCAACGGCTTCTACAACTCGTTCTCTATTCTGATGCTGAACGCGCTGATCGGTAACATCAATGCAAAAGGCGGTGCGATGGCGAAAGCGGGTGGCTACCCAACTTCTGTTGCAGGCCCACGTTATGACTTTACCAAGTTCAAAGGCAAAACTAAGCCTCAAGGCGTATTCTTGTCTCGCAGCAAATTCCCGTATCACAAGACCAGCGAATACAAGCGTCGCGTTGCTGCAGGTGAATCACCTTACCCAACGCGCGCGCCTTGGTACCCAATCTCAGCACCGCTGTTAACCGAGCATTTATCAGCAGCCATTGATGGCTATCCTTACCGCGCAAAAGCGTGGATCAACCACATGGCAAATCCACTTTATGGCGTTCCGGGGTTAGATAACTTGCTAGGTGAGAAGCTCAAAGATCCAAAACAGCTTGGCTTGATCGTCTCTATCGATGCCTTCATCAATGAAACAACAGCATTATCGGATTACCTCGTACCAGACACGGTTACCTACGAAAGCTGGGGCATGGCAACACCGTGGCATGGTGTTGCGACCAAAGCGATCACTGCTCGCTGGCCGATTGTTGAGCCTAAAACCTCACGCACTCAAGATGGGCGCGCCATCAACCTAGAGAACTTCTTTATTGATGTGGCGAAAACACTTGGCTTAGGTGGCTTTGGCGATAACGTAATCAAAGACAACCAAGGTAACTGGCACGGCATCCATAGTGCGGAAGATTTCTACCTACGCTCTGCGGCTAATCTAGCGTTCGTTAAAGGCGGAGTGCCGAATGTAGATGCCGAAGATATCGTTTGGTCTGGTCTAGAGCGCCTAGTGCCTGTGATGAACAAAACGCTCAAGCCAGAAGAGATGCTCAAAGTGGCGTATATCTTTGCGCGTGGCGGTCGTTTTGAAGACGCAACCAATGCCTACACCAATGAAACCATGAAATACAAATGGACCAAACCTTTGGCTATCTGGAATGAAAAGCTGGGTACCTCTCGCAACACCATCAGCGGCGAGCAGTACATGGGTTGCCCGACATGGTATCCACAGAAGCTGGCAGACGGCACACCTTTAGCAGAGCAGTTCCCGACCAAAGAATGGCCATTTACTCTGACCAACTTTAAATCCAACATTCACAGTGCGGTGTCTAACTTGTCACCACGTTTGGAGTCGATCAAAGGCGTGAACCCAGTTTACATTCACCCGCAAGACGCCTCTTCTGCTGGCATCAAAACAGGCGACGTATTTGCCATTGAAACACCGAGTTCAACTACACACGCGTTGGCGATGGTGATTGATGGTATCAAACAAGGCACATTAGGCTTTGAACACGGCTTTGGACACAAAGAGCTCGGTGAACGTGCACACTGGATTGGTGACACACAACAACCAGTGAAGATGAAGTCGAACGATGGCGTTAACATCAATGATATAGGCTTGATTGACCCGACGAGAGAAGGCAAAGGCGTCATGTTAGATTGGGTTGTGGGTTCAGCAGCAAGACAAGCACTTCCGGCTAAGATCTACAAAGTCTAA
- a CDS encoding tetratricopeptide repeat protein, whose amino-acid sequence MGIAIGATALSLILVAVWLVSLSLRKQRVEQERKARAVAYRKAIEKARIQEQKERNFKAETGHVPSILYLAKEAERNNIKEALYWYDKAAHLDNVTGMYGIVRMSMKRKEDLILREKANFWQLAISALDNDMGAKFEMGKALVFGRGTDKNIPKGYTYIEESATGGNTEAMLFMGEWCLDKENPDYSAESSFEWYQKAADKNNLDGKIKLGLSYLNGVGVEPNHGEAVYCFETAAEKNSAEAMFRAGEAWIDHGEHGNAIAYIWLFLSAHFGYSEAKQLRDKVGGELGVDAVVGLQALTKPIMTKLTQEAVTKHSVIKALNKLYKRNIPIPKKVKEVTEEEEIDESNVQGSDVEMSFEMKTPNSNPEHNQQYSPEQHAASQTGSAQTTDNASSPAPSSASLDFSQTNWSNKN is encoded by the coding sequence ATGGGAATCGCAATTGGTGCGACGGCTCTTTCGTTAATACTTGTGGCCGTATGGTTGGTTTCTTTGTCGTTAAGAAAGCAGCGAGTGGAACAAGAACGTAAAGCTCGTGCTGTCGCTTACCGAAAGGCGATTGAAAAAGCACGCATCCAAGAGCAAAAAGAGCGTAACTTCAAAGCCGAAACTGGACATGTTCCATCGATTCTGTATTTGGCGAAAGAGGCTGAACGTAACAATATTAAAGAAGCCCTATATTGGTACGACAAAGCCGCGCATTTAGATAATGTCACCGGCATGTACGGCATTGTACGCATGAGTATGAAGCGTAAAGAAGACCTAATTTTGAGAGAAAAAGCCAACTTTTGGCAGCTCGCGATCTCAGCTTTAGATAACGATATGGGCGCGAAGTTTGAGATGGGTAAAGCACTCGTTTTTGGTCGCGGAACCGATAAGAACATTCCCAAGGGTTATACCTACATCGAAGAGTCAGCAACGGGCGGAAACACTGAGGCGATGCTGTTTATGGGTGAGTGGTGTCTAGACAAAGAAAACCCAGATTACTCAGCCGAAAGCTCATTTGAGTGGTACCAAAAGGCCGCAGATAAAAACAACTTAGACGGAAAAATCAAACTAGGTTTGAGTTATTTGAATGGTGTTGGTGTCGAGCCCAATCATGGTGAGGCTGTTTACTGTTTTGAGACTGCCGCGGAAAAGAACAGTGCAGAAGCCATGTTTAGAGCCGGTGAAGCTTGGATTGACCATGGTGAACACGGTAATGCGATTGCCTATATTTGGTTATTTTTGTCCGCTCATTTTGGTTATTCAGAAGCAAAACAGTTGAGGGATAAAGTTGGGGGTGAACTTGGAGTTGATGCTGTCGTAGGACTGCAGGCTCTCACGAAACCAATCATGACCAAATTGACTCAAGAAGCCGTCACCAAACACTCGGTTATTAAGGCGTTGAATAAACTCTACAAACGTAACATCCCGATCCCTAAAAAGGTGAAAGAGGTTACTGAAGAAGAGGAAATTGACGAGTCGAATGTGCAAGGCAGCGATGTTGAAATGAGTTTCGAGATGAAAACCCCGAACTCCAACCCAGAGCACAACCAACAATATTCTCCAGAGCAACACGCAGCGTCCCAAACGGGTTCGGCTCAAACCACAGATAATGCATCGTCACCAGCGCCTAGCAGTGCGTCTTTAGACTTTAGCCAAACCAATTGGAGTAACAAAAATTAA
- the dsrO gene encoding sulfate reduction electron transfer complex DsrMKJOP subunit DsrO, whose product MDSLKRRFLSQFGKVSAGAALIPITGINTAVASTAIRNNNQPDRKGEVGKRYAMAIDLRKCVGCQACTVGCSVENQAPIGQFRTTVKQYEVSLDDGSTAQQDVKSFMLPRLCNHCDNAPCIKVCPVQATFQREDGIVMVDNERCVACAYCVQACPYDARFINNDTLTADKCTFCAHRLEDGLLPACVETCVGGARVIGDLKDPNSEINRLLNENQDDIKVLKPEQNTNPHVFYIGMNERFVSHIEGQPTIYDPASIDNSSSSKQELAIATQGKQGETA is encoded by the coding sequence ATGGACTCATTGAAAAGACGGTTTCTCAGCCAATTCGGTAAAGTTTCCGCCGGCGCTGCGCTCATTCCCATTACCGGAATCAACACCGCAGTCGCGAGCACAGCCATTCGCAATAACAACCAGCCTGACCGCAAAGGCGAAGTAGGCAAACGCTACGCGATGGCGATTGATTTACGTAAGTGCGTTGGCTGTCAGGCATGCACTGTTGGCTGCAGCGTGGAAAACCAAGCGCCGATTGGCCAGTTCAGAACCACCGTAAAACAGTATGAAGTCTCCCTTGATGATGGTTCGACAGCTCAACAAGACGTGAAATCATTCATGTTACCTCGCCTATGTAATCACTGTGACAACGCACCCTGCATCAAGGTTTGTCCTGTTCAAGCGACCTTCCAGCGTGAAGACGGCATTGTGATGGTGGATAACGAGCGCTGCGTAGCCTGTGCTTATTGCGTTCAAGCCTGCCCTTACGATGCTCGTTTCATTAACAACGATACGCTTACCGCCGACAAATGTACCTTCTGCGCACATCGCCTTGAAGACGGCTTACTGCCCGCTTGTGTAGAAACCTGTGTCGGTGGCGCGCGTGTCATTGGCGACCTTAAAGATCCAAACAGTGAAATCAATCGTCTGCTCAATGAAAACCAAGACGACATCAAGGTGCTCAAGCCAGAGCAGAATACCAACCCACATGTTTTCTATATCGGCATGAACGAGCGATTCGTTAGCCATATCGAAGGCCAACCTACGATTTATGATCCAGCCTCCATCGATAACTCATCCTCTAGCAAACAAGAATTGGCAATCGCGACACAAGGCAAACAAGGAGAGACAGCATGA
- the nrfD gene encoding NrfD/PsrC family molybdoenzyme membrane anchor subunit, with product MNITEVLVPAQEIAWLPWAVQYFFYIGSAYAAAILFLIALIFKNSTSHQFRSALVLVMAIGAIVGPLALTGDLHQPGRAWHFYAHITPWSWMSLGSLFLPLFSGLAVATAWVYLRDDIAQLKQSENPFLKRLSWLTLGQWQISSKLMIALAAVTAISGLSIALYTGAEIAILASRPLWHQPASPLLWFTTAFFAATGLTLLIWALLPSSKPSLKPTDLALIQRTITLTGGLAIILTSIWASNHGHFNLYENNAWGINLGIMTTSILLCMILVLPLQRLSQSKLGIICVALATMISAWAVRWVTIMEVQTIPRFDVGPFPYELPMGSAGLLGIIGMCGLWLALALFASEIVATGSSRTTGSATKTASKPNQNTPSPLNRSHSL from the coding sequence ATGAATATCACTGAGGTGTTAGTTCCCGCTCAAGAGATCGCTTGGCTACCGTGGGCGGTTCAATATTTCTTCTACATCGGTTCGGCTTATGCGGCGGCTATTCTGTTTTTGATTGCACTGATATTCAAAAACTCAACCAGCCATCAATTCCGTTCTGCCCTTGTGCTTGTGATGGCCATCGGCGCGATTGTTGGGCCATTAGCATTAACCGGTGATTTGCACCAACCGGGACGTGCTTGGCACTTTTACGCCCACATCACGCCTTGGTCATGGATGTCATTAGGCTCTTTGTTTCTACCTCTATTCTCTGGTCTGGCTGTCGCGACTGCTTGGGTTTACCTGCGTGACGACATCGCACAGCTTAAACAAAGTGAAAACCCATTTCTAAAACGTTTGTCTTGGCTGACGCTAGGTCAATGGCAAATATCGTCAAAGCTGATGATTGCACTCGCTGCTGTGACGGCTATTTCGGGCCTAAGCATCGCGCTTTACACAGGCGCAGAGATTGCGATTTTGGCGAGCCGACCGCTTTGGCATCAACCGGCTTCTCCACTACTTTGGTTCACGACCGCATTCTTTGCTGCAACGGGTTTAACTCTATTGATTTGGGCTCTGCTGCCTTCAAGCAAACCAAGCTTAAAACCAACAGACCTAGCTCTAATACAAAGAACCATTACCTTAACAGGTGGCCTTGCCATCATTCTCACGTCGATTTGGGCATCTAACCATGGTCACTTCAATCTCTATGAGAACAACGCTTGGGGAATCAATCTAGGCATCATGACCACCAGTATTTTGCTGTGCATGATCTTAGTGCTCCCCCTACAACGCTTATCGCAAAGCAAGCTAGGAATTATCTGTGTAGCACTTGCGACCATGATTTCAGCATGGGCGGTACGTTGGGTCACCATAATGGAAGTTCAAACCATTCCACGTTTTGATGTAGGCCCATTCCCTTATGAACTGCCTATGGGTAGCGCTGGGTTACTTGGCATTATTGGTATGTGCGGCCTTTGGTTAGCGCTTGCGTTGTTCGCTTCTGAAATCGTGGCTACTGGATCGTCAAGAACAACTGGCTCTGCAACAAAGACAGCATCTAAGCCAAACCAAAACACACCGTCACCACTTAACCGCTCACATAGCTTGTAG
- a CDS encoding response regulator transcription factor — MSELHQTLPVYVVDDDESMRDSLVFLLEEHDFTVSAYEDGPSFLDSVDLSAAGCVVLDSRMPEMRGQQVHELMVKAQSPLSVIYLTGHGDVPMAVEALQAGAVNFFQKPVKGSELATAIKQGLEASEKHLHMNVYRQAYASLTEREIDILKQIIDGKRNQKIADELCIAMRTVEVHRASLMKKFSAKTVAELAYIYGQLT, encoded by the coding sequence ATGTCTGAACTTCATCAAACGTTGCCGGTCTATGTGGTTGATGACGATGAGTCGATGCGTGACTCATTGGTGTTCCTATTGGAAGAGCATGATTTCACGGTGTCAGCCTATGAAGATGGCCCAAGCTTTCTGGATTCAGTGGATTTGAGTGCTGCTGGGTGCGTGGTGTTAGACAGCCGAATGCCTGAAATGAGAGGGCAACAAGTTCATGAATTGATGGTGAAAGCGCAGAGCCCATTGTCGGTGATTTATCTGACGGGTCACGGCGATGTGCCAATGGCGGTAGAAGCCTTACAAGCGGGCGCGGTGAACTTCTTTCAAAAACCGGTTAAAGGCAGCGAATTGGCTACGGCAATCAAGCAAGGGCTAGAGGCTTCTGAAAAGCACTTACATATGAATGTGTATCGCCAAGCGTATGCGTCGCTAACCGAGCGTGAAATAGACATACTAAAGCAGATCATAGATGGCAAACGTAACCAGAAAATTGCCGATGAATTATGTATTGCCATGAGAACGGTGGAAGTACACCGAGCGAGTTTGATGAAGAAGTTTTCGGCGAAGACGGTTGCCGAGTTGGCTTACATATACGGTCAATTGACCTAG
- a CDS encoding c-type cytochrome, with protein sequence MKTLLLITATLASGITYAEAELPDRQTELPAVEKPQDNKYLVPRDLVDIPDGEFGDKVKLGYSLFVDSQQMRGTFVGNEQNCVNCHMQAGMKANAAPLWGAYMAYPAYRKKNDKVNSYAERIQGCFTYSMNGLPPAVGSKEMVALTAYSYWLAMGGILDKNGMQDTPVPEISDADLQVGGKAESFPLPEELLSKYPIDDRSKLAGRGYPKIANPEQEPSIARGEKVYQTSCQTCHGQNGEGIKGADGRSYLPPLWGENSFNWGAGMHRVNTAAYFIYENMPLGKSKQLSIQDAWDVAAFVNSHERPQDPRYKGDVAGNAKRYHNHQGYYGKEVDGDVLGSKAYPSGKEAIHEH encoded by the coding sequence ATGAAAACATTACTTCTAATTACCGCAACCCTTGCCTCTGGAATCACTTATGCCGAAGCTGAGTTGCCCGATCGCCAAACCGAACTGCCCGCCGTTGAAAAACCACAAGATAATAAATATCTGGTGCCACGTGACTTGGTAGATATTCCTGATGGGGAATTTGGCGACAAAGTCAAACTGGGCTACTCGCTGTTTGTCGATTCTCAGCAGATGCGTGGGACGTTCGTAGGCAATGAACAAAACTGTGTAAACTGCCACATGCAAGCGGGCATGAAGGCAAATGCTGCACCTCTTTGGGGAGCGTACATGGCTTACCCTGCTTACCGTAAGAAAAACGACAAGGTAAACAGCTACGCAGAACGTATCCAAGGTTGTTTTACCTATTCAATGAATGGCTTACCACCAGCAGTAGGCTCAAAAGAGATGGTCGCGCTTACGGCCTACTCATACTGGTTGGCGATGGGTGGCATCTTAGATAAGAACGGCATGCAAGACACGCCCGTCCCTGAGATCAGCGATGCGGATTTACAAGTTGGAGGAAAAGCGGAGAGCTTCCCTCTTCCAGAAGAACTGTTAAGCAAATACCCAATTGATGATCGCAGCAAGCTGGCAGGTCGTGGCTACCCTAAGATTGCTAACCCTGAACAAGAGCCGTCGATAGCGCGTGGTGAAAAGGTTTATCAAACCAGCTGCCAAACGTGTCATGGTCAAAATGGCGAAGGCATTAAAGGGGCGGATGGTCGCTCATACCTGCCACCACTTTGGGGCGAAAACTCGTTCAACTGGGGCGCAGGTATGCACCGCGTGAACACCGCTGCCTACTTCATCTACGAAAACATGCCGCTTGGAAAGAGTAAGCAGCTTTCGATTCAAGATGCATGGGATGTGGCCGCTTTTGTGAACAGTCATGAACGCCCACAAGATCCTAGATACAAGGGTGATGTTGCAGGCAATGCTAAGCGTTACCACAACCACCAAGGTTACTATGGTAAAGAAGTCGACGGTGATGTACTGGGTTCTAAAGCGTACCCAAGTGGCAAGGAAGCGATTCACGAGCACTGA